One genomic region from Hoeflea algicola encodes:
- the betI gene encoding transcriptional regulator BetI: MPKIGMEPIRRKALTNAAIEAIGARGSMDVTMSEIAGRAGVSPALAHHYFGSKERLISDSVRALLSDLRGDAINALKAAKSDRARVSALIAVSFSDKQFSAEVVAAWLAFYVDAQRAPEIRRLLSVYARRLHSNLMSGLAPLAGAYEAERIAEGAAAMIDGLYIRKALGTGPARHDAVALVEDHIETHLLEIRGRTL, translated from the coding sequence ATGCCCAAAATCGGTATGGAACCCATCCGCCGCAAGGCGCTGACAAATGCCGCGATCGAGGCCATCGGCGCGCGCGGCTCGATGGATGTGACGATGTCGGAGATTGCCGGGCGGGCGGGGGTTTCGCCGGCTTTGGCGCATCATTATTTCGGCTCCAAGGAACGGCTGATCAGCGATTCAGTCCGGGCGCTGCTCAGCGATCTGCGGGGCGACGCCATCAACGCGCTCAAGGCTGCGAAAAGTGACCGCGCACGGGTATCGGCGCTTATCGCGGTGAGCTTTTCAGACAAGCAGTTTTCCGCCGAGGTGGTGGCGGCATGGCTGGCGTTTTACGTTGACGCCCAGCGCGCGCCGGAAATCCGGCGACTGCTGTCGGTCTACGCCCGACGGCTGCATTCCAACCTGATGAGCGGGCTGGCGCCACTTGCCGGCGCGTATGAAGCCGAACGCATTGCCGAAGGGGCAGCAGCGATGATCGACGGGCTTTACATCCGCAAGGCGCTTGGCACCGGCCCTGCCCGCCATGACGCGGTGGCGCTGGTCGAAGACCACATCGAAACGCATTTGCTGGAAATTCGCGGAAGAACGCTATGA
- a CDS encoding cytochrome P450: protein MNNVATIPFRFGRLRSLSAFAGILADPLAATRRLHGENGPYVILQYPHSRSAEPQLLPLVADSGLYRTIASNAEVWRAVNVSMRSFKNTAASRLATGFTRLRGPQHAHYRRLVALTVSKPAVSSMSPKMAALAMSRVASWPRNLAVDLMPAISALMQDQAIGLLFGGDRERALPVAAMIGDCVAAAWPLPGRAYIKWLRTAPRLERAINEWAEHKRGELNPKDIFSVLVNNMDENGNPPDKRIIGGILNFTFGAAYDTAQNALAWTLLLLTQHPEIAARLTDEIDGALAGSLPTMDKIDSLPLLEGVVREGMRLFPPVPLQFRRSLVDTRLGGAQIPAGTRVMISAWLINRTPELYSEPERFMPERWQALDPAPFQYPVFGAGVRMCPGVAFGNQMTKIALAAILSSYRIELAPQAAIGYRTTITLTPHPALPIVLREKSAPRSFTPLSGPARHLVQLETPA, encoded by the coding sequence ATGAACAATGTCGCAACAATTCCGTTTCGTTTTGGACGCTTGCGCTCGCTGTCGGCTTTCGCCGGCATTCTCGCCGACCCGCTCGCTGCCACGCGGCGGCTGCATGGCGAAAATGGTCCCTATGTCATCCTGCAGTACCCGCATTCGCGCAGTGCCGAACCGCAGCTTCTGCCGCTTGTTGCCGACTCTGGCCTGTACCGGACCATCGCGTCAAATGCGGAAGTCTGGCGCGCCGTCAATGTCAGCATGCGCAGCTTTAAAAACACTGCCGCTTCCCGCCTCGCCACGGGTTTCACACGCTTGCGCGGTCCTCAGCACGCCCATTATCGCCGTCTGGTCGCGCTCACTGTAAGCAAGCCGGCAGTCAGCAGCATGAGCCCGAAAATGGCGGCGCTGGCAATGAGCCGCGTGGCCTCCTGGCCGCGCAATTTGGCTGTCGACCTTATGCCCGCAATCAGCGCGTTGATGCAGGATCAGGCCATTGGGTTGCTGTTTGGCGGCGATCGCGAGCGTGCGCTTCCGGTCGCCGCCATGATCGGAGACTGCGTGGCCGCCGCCTGGCCGCTTCCCGGTCGCGCCTACATCAAATGGCTGCGCACAGCCCCCAGGCTGGAACGCGCGATCAATGAATGGGCTGAGCACAAGCGCGGCGAGCTCAATCCCAAGGATATATTCTCGGTTCTCGTCAACAACATGGATGAAAACGGCAACCCGCCCGACAAGAGAATTATCGGCGGTATTCTGAATTTCACCTTTGGTGCAGCCTACGATACCGCCCAGAATGCACTTGCCTGGACGCTTCTGCTGCTCACCCAACATCCCGAAATTGCGGCCCGACTTACAGATGAAATCGACGGGGCGTTGGCAGGTTCGCTGCCGACGATGGACAAGATCGACAGTCTCCCGCTTCTCGAAGGTGTCGTAAGAGAAGGGATGCGGCTGTTTCCGCCGGTGCCGTTGCAATTCCGCCGTTCGCTTGTCGATACCCGGCTTGGCGGTGCGCAGATCCCCGCCGGCACGCGCGTGATGATCAGCGCCTGGTTGATCAACCGTACTCCCGAACTTTACAGCGAGCCCGAGCGGTTCATGCCGGAGCGCTGGCAAGCACTCGATCCCGCACCGTTTCAGTACCCCGTTTTCGGCGCCGGCGTGCGGATGTGCCCCGGTGTCGCCTTCGGCAACCAGATGACCAAGATCGCGCTTGCCGCAATCCTCTCTTCCTACCGGATTGAACTCGCGCCGCAGGCCGCCATTGGTTACCGAACCACCATCACCTTGACGCCGCACCCCGCGTTGCCGATCGTGCTGCGTGAGAAATCTGCGCCGCGCAGCTTCACACCGCTGTCCGGTCCGGCCCGGCACCTTGTTCAACTGGAAACGCCCGCATGA
- a CDS encoding class I SAM-dependent methyltransferase has translation MSNNSRMTPRERMVRVYDRTMRGSYQRRYYDNSGFFNFGYWALGATSQREASEALVDRLAAGIVGKPARLLDVACGLGASTKRLTLSFSPDTITAINISDAQIADARVRVPECDLRVMNATELGFPDNHFDAIICVEAAFHFDTREKFLREAYRVLKPGGALMLSDILFRPIPAFVSNAAQVPRANLVPNIMAYRARIAAAGFIDNEVVDATSDCLGGFRRNLSRWAGSEYRAGRMKLSRAIGTGLVGKLIAGYFGLTCKKYLLVSARKPS, from the coding sequence ATGAGCAACAACAGCAGGATGACACCACGCGAACGCATGGTCCGGGTCTATGACCGCACCATGCGCGGCAGCTATCAGCGCCGTTATTATGACAATAGCGGTTTTTTCAATTTTGGTTATTGGGCATTGGGGGCGACCTCGCAGCGCGAAGCAAGCGAAGCGCTTGTTGACCGGCTGGCAGCCGGAATCGTCGGCAAACCGGCTCGACTTCTCGATGTCGCCTGCGGCCTTGGCGCGTCAACCAAACGGCTGACGTTGAGTTTTTCGCCCGACACGATCACAGCGATCAATATTTCAGACGCACAGATCGCCGATGCCCGTGTCCGTGTGCCGGAGTGCGATCTCCGCGTCATGAACGCCACCGAACTCGGTTTTCCAGATAATCATTTCGATGCCATCATCTGTGTCGAGGCAGCCTTCCACTTCGACACCCGGGAGAAGTTTCTCCGGGAAGCTTACCGGGTGCTCAAGCCGGGTGGGGCGTTGATGCTGTCGGATATCCTGTTTCGCCCGATCCCCGCTTTTGTGTCGAATGCCGCCCAGGTCCCGCGCGCCAATCTCGTCCCCAACATCATGGCCTATCGGGCCCGCATTGCGGCCGCCGGATTTATCGACAACGAGGTGGTTGACGCTACCAGTGATTGTCTTGGCGGGTTTCGCCGCAATCTCTCCCGCTGGGCGGGGTCCGAATACCGTGCCGGACGGATGAAGTTGTCACGCGCAATCGGAACGGGGCTCGTCGGAAAACTGATCGCCGGCTATTTCGGGCTGACCTGCAAGAAATACCTGCTGGTTTCGGCGCGCAAACCTTCCTGA
- a CDS encoding L,D-transpeptidase — MITRRLFLGAASLAALSGCTTISSRETSNAEPIKPRARVMPAAYGPVLDEPFPIEAVPAGVVPERFWRQRVDNPFRNEKPGTLIVDPGTFYLHLVEEGGTAMRYGIGVGRQGFSWSGDAVVQYKRKWPRWKAPDDMVARNPSLIPYSVANGGMDPGPLNPLGARALYLFQNGEDTLYRIHGNPEADSIGKAVSSGCIRLLNQDIIDLHGRVKNRAKVIVVPASGPASVA; from the coding sequence ATGATTACCCGACGCCTATTCCTCGGCGCAGCCTCGCTGGCCGCGCTTTCGGGCTGCACCACGATTTCCAGCCGCGAGACCTCCAACGCCGAACCGATCAAACCGCGCGCGCGCGTCATGCCAGCCGCCTATGGTCCGGTTCTGGACGAACCCTTCCCGATCGAAGCCGTGCCGGCAGGCGTGGTGCCGGAACGCTTCTGGCGCCAGCGCGTGGACAATCCGTTCCGCAATGAAAAGCCGGGCACGCTGATTGTCGACCCGGGTACGTTTTACCTGCACCTGGTTGAAGAAGGCGGCACCGCCATGCGCTACGGCATCGGCGTTGGCCGGCAGGGCTTTTCCTGGTCCGGTGACGCGGTGGTGCAGTACAAACGCAAATGGCCACGCTGGAAGGCGCCCGACGACATGGTCGCGCGCAATCCATCGTTGATCCCTTATTCGGTCGCCAATGGCGGAATGGATCCGGGGCCGCTCAACCCGCTCGGCGCCCGGGCCCTCTATCTGTTCCAGAATGGCGAAGATACGCTCTACCGGATTCACGGCAACCCCGAAGCCGATTCAATCGGCAAAGCGGTCTCCTCAGGCTGCATCCGGCTGCTCAATCAGGACATCATCGATCTTCATGGCCGGGTCAAAAACCGCGCCAAGGTGATTGTCGTTCCCGCCAGCGGCCCGGCATCCGTGGCCTGA
- a CDS encoding glutathione S-transferase family protein yields MLTLYHSPRSRSSRIVRLLDELGVLDQVEIRIVSIARNDGSGGADPANPHPEGKVPLLVHDGVAIWETSAIILYLTDLFPDAGLGRVVGAADRGTYLSWLAWYGDVVEPVIVCAAAGISHPFLDATFRGVPEVVARLSAQLSKTPYLLGEAFSAADLLLVSPYVWFPEATPDVASIKDWIARCQARPADQRIMDFDAAHMTA; encoded by the coding sequence ATGCTCACGCTTTACCATTCCCCTCGTTCGCGTTCCTCCCGCATCGTCCGCTTGCTCGACGAACTCGGTGTTCTCGATCAGGTCGAGATCCGCATCGTCAGTATTGCGCGCAACGATGGTTCCGGCGGTGCCGACCCGGCCAATCCGCATCCCGAAGGCAAGGTGCCGCTTCTGGTCCATGATGGAGTGGCGATCTGGGAAACCAGCGCCATCATCCTCTACTTGACTGACCTGTTTCCTGATGCCGGTCTTGGTCGTGTTGTCGGTGCGGCCGACCGCGGCACTTATTTGAGTTGGCTCGCCTGGTATGGCGACGTTGTCGAACCGGTGATCGTTTGTGCTGCAGCAGGCATCTCCCATCCCTTTCTCGACGCCACCTTTCGCGGCGTTCCCGAAGTTGTCGCCCGGCTCTCGGCGCAACTGTCGAAAACGCCCTATCTGCTGGGCGAGGCATTCTCGGCGGCCGATTTGCTGCTGGTCTCGCCCTATGTCTGGTTCCCCGAAGCCACGCCCGACGTGGCATCGATCAAGGACTGGATCGCCCGCTGCCAGGCGCGGCCGGCAGATCAGCGGATCATGGATTTTGATGCGGCCCATATGACTGCATAG
- a CDS encoding acetyl-CoA acetyltransferase, translating into MTACIIGWAHTPFGKHADETVESLVTKVAREAIEHAGLEASDIDEIYLGHFNAGFSAQDFTASLVLQADDDFRFKPATRVENACATGSAAVHQGIKAIRAGAARRVLVVGVEQMTTTPGPQIGANLLKASYLPEDGETPAGFAGVFGKIADGYFQKYGDQSDGLAAIAAKNHKNGVDNPWAQMRKDLGFEFCRTESDKNPYVAGPLKRTDCSLVSDGAAAVVLSDVNTAMQAPRAVLFRAAEHVQDFLPMSKRDILSFEGCALGWKRAFANSKISLDDLSFVETHDCFTIAELIEYEAMGLAKPGQGGDFAMSGETQKDGRLPVNPSGGLKAKGHPIGATGVSMHVLSSMQLTGEAGGIQVKDPTLAGIFNMGGAAVANYVSILERIR; encoded by the coding sequence ATGACCGCTTGCATCATCGGCTGGGCCCACACGCCCTTTGGCAAACACGCTGACGAGACTGTTGAAAGTCTTGTCACCAAAGTGGCGCGTGAAGCCATCGAACATGCCGGGCTCGAAGCCTCCGACATCGACGAGATTTACCTTGGCCATTTCAATGCCGGCTTCTCGGCCCAGGATTTCACCGCCAGCCTGGTGCTGCAGGCCGATGATGATTTCCGCTTCAAGCCCGCCACCCGCGTTGAAAACGCCTGCGCCACCGGTTCCGCTGCCGTCCATCAGGGCATCAAGGCCATTCGCGCCGGTGCTGCCCGCCGGGTGCTGGTGGTCGGTGTCGAGCAGATGACGACGACGCCGGGCCCGCAGATTGGCGCCAATCTGCTCAAGGCCTCGTACCTGCCCGAAGACGGCGAAACGCCGGCCGGCTTTGCCGGCGTGTTCGGCAAGATCGCCGACGGCTATTTCCAGAAATATGGCGACCAGTCCGATGGTCTGGCGGCGATTGCTGCCAAGAACCACAAGAATGGCGTCGATAATCCCTGGGCGCAGATGCGCAAGGATCTGGGCTTCGAGTTCTGCCGCACCGAAAGCGACAAGAACCCCTATGTCGCCGGTCCGCTCAAGCGCACCGACTGTTCGCTGGTTTCCGATGGCGCCGCAGCGGTGGTGCTGTCTGATGTCAACACCGCCATGCAGGCGCCGCGCGCGGTCCTGTTCCGCGCCGCCGAGCACGTGCAGGACTTTCTGCCGATGTCCAAGCGCGACATTCTTTCCTTTGAAGGCTGCGCGCTGGGCTGGAAGCGGGCTTTCGCCAATTCGAAAATCTCGCTCGACGATCTCTCCTTTGTCGAGACCCATGATTGCTTCACCATTGCCGAACTGATCGAGTATGAGGCGATGGGTCTGGCCAAGCCGGGGCAGGGTGGTGATTTTGCCATGAGCGGCGAAACCCAGAAGGACGGCCGCCTGCCGGTCAATCCGTCCGGCGGTCTCAAAGCCAAGGGCCACCCGATCGGCGCCACCGGCGTCTCCATGCACGTGCTTTCTTCGATGCAACTGACCGGCGAGGCCGGCGGCATCCAGGTCAAGGATCCGACGCTCGCGGGCATCTTCAACATGGGCGGCGCCGCGGTCGCCAATTACGTCTCCATCCTCGAGCGGATCCGGTGA
- a CDS encoding SDR family NAD(P)-dependent oxidoreductase: protein MSSGLAGHIIVTGGASGIGEAAVLALIDDGAAVTILDASADAVARAEDRLSGEDVLALVCDVTDEEEVAECLSQGVDTFGPVTGLVNCAGIARDMAAEKTSAELFRQILDVNLTGSFILCRACLDQMGDTLSIVNLASVSGIRANVGRVAYGASKAGVIMMSQVLANEWGASGVRVNVVAPGPIDTPLISKLHTADDRKAWAPKIPLGRYGRPEEVAAAILFLLSPAASYINGHVLTVDGGFSSSGIIAGR from the coding sequence GTGAGTTCTGGCCTCGCCGGCCACATCATCGTCACTGGCGGTGCATCCGGCATCGGCGAGGCCGCCGTTCTGGCATTGATCGATGACGGCGCCGCCGTCACCATTCTCGACGCCAGCGCTGACGCTGTCGCCCGCGCCGAAGACCGGCTCTCGGGCGAGGATGTGCTGGCGCTGGTCTGTGATGTCACCGACGAGGAGGAAGTGGCCGAGTGCCTGTCGCAGGGCGTGGACACCTTCGGCCCCGTCACCGGGCTGGTCAATTGCGCCGGTATCGCCCGCGATATGGCCGCCGAGAAGACCAGTGCGGAGTTGTTCCGCCAGATCCTCGACGTCAACCTGACCGGCAGTTTCATATTGTGCCGTGCGTGCCTCGACCAGATGGGCGACACGCTGTCTATCGTCAATCTGGCCTCGGTGTCGGGCATACGCGCCAATGTGGGTCGCGTCGCCTATGGCGCCTCAAAGGCCGGCGTCATCATGATGAGCCAGGTGCTCGCCAATGAATGGGGCGCCAGCGGCGTCCGCGTCAATGTGGTGGCGCCCGGACCGATCGATACGCCGCTGATCTCGAAACTGCACACCGCCGACGACCGCAAGGCCTGGGCCCCCAAGATCCCGCTGGGCCGCTATGGTCGCCCCGAAGAAGTCGCCGCCGCGATCCTGTTCCTGCTTTCGCCCGCCGCAAGCTACATCAACGGCCATGTGCTCACCGTCGATGGCGGCTTTTCCTCCTCGGGAATCATTGCCGGGCGGTAA
- a CDS encoding pyridoxal phosphate-dependent decarboxylase family protein has protein sequence MDYETLDPEDWANIQQLAHALVDRAVDYTSKVRDRPVWRDMPGDIRDRFLTAAPQTATPLEDILRDVDETVMAYPMGNIHPRFWAWYMGTSNFTGAMADFMAAIQGSNLGGGNHAAALMDHQVVQWLREMVGMPEGSSGTLVSGGSVANLIGLTIARNTKAGIDVREEGLMALPKPLRFYGSDQMHGCHRQAIETLGLGNRALRRIRTGSDLAMDLDALKAAVADDRAKGFVPACVIATAGTVNTGAFDNLAAIADFCHDQDIWFHVDGCIGALVAIAPENRWRVEGIDRADSVALDPHKWLHAPFEVGCALIRSRSAHLATFSATSEYLEVTKRGVAAAQWLHDFGIQTSRGFRALKVWMSLREHGVRKFGRMIDQDIAKGAYLSGLVEQADNLHLMFPTNINIVCFRCDPGGLDEAALKSLNIEIMLRLQENGIAVLSDTTVNGQHCLRAAINNHRTRNDDLELLVREVQNLAKAVLGEAGNN, from the coding sequence ATGGATTACGAGACACTCGATCCCGAAGACTGGGCCAACATCCAGCAATTGGCCCATGCCCTGGTTGATCGCGCCGTCGATTATACCTCCAAGGTAAGAGACCGGCCGGTCTGGCGCGACATGCCCGGGGACATCCGTGATCGGTTTCTTACCGCAGCACCGCAGACCGCCACGCCCTTGGAGGACATCCTGCGCGATGTCGACGAGACGGTGATGGCCTATCCGATGGGCAACATCCATCCACGCTTTTGGGCCTGGTATATGGGAACCAGCAATTTCACCGGGGCCATGGCCGATTTCATGGCTGCCATCCAGGGCTCCAATCTTGGCGGCGGCAACCATGCGGCGGCACTGATGGACCATCAGGTTGTTCAATGGCTTCGTGAAATGGTTGGCATGCCTGAGGGCTCGAGCGGTACTCTGGTCAGCGGCGGCTCGGTCGCCAATCTGATCGGGTTGACGATTGCCAGGAACACAAAGGCCGGCATTGATGTTCGTGAGGAAGGCCTGATGGCCTTGCCCAAGCCCCTGCGGTTTTATGGCTCCGACCAGATGCACGGCTGTCACCGTCAGGCGATCGAGACGCTCGGATTGGGAAACCGGGCGCTGCGCCGGATCCGCACCGGCAGCGATCTGGCCATGGATCTGGATGCGCTGAAAGCCGCCGTCGCAGACGATCGTGCAAAAGGCTTTGTACCAGCCTGCGTCATAGCCACTGCCGGAACCGTCAACACCGGCGCTTTCGACAATCTTGCGGCGATTGCCGATTTTTGCCACGATCAGGACATCTGGTTTCATGTCGACGGCTGCATTGGCGCGTTGGTCGCCATTGCCCCGGAAAATCGCTGGCGGGTGGAAGGGATCGACCGTGCGGATTCAGTGGCGCTTGATCCGCACAAATGGCTGCATGCGCCCTTTGAGGTCGGCTGTGCGCTGATCCGCTCCAGAAGCGCGCATTTGGCAACGTTCTCGGCAACATCGGAGTATCTGGAAGTTACAAAACGTGGAGTGGCTGCTGCGCAATGGCTTCATGATTTCGGGATCCAGACATCGCGTGGGTTTCGCGCGCTCAAGGTGTGGATGTCGTTGCGCGAGCATGGGGTCAGGAAATTCGGGCGGATGATCGATCAGGACATTGCCAAGGGCGCTTACCTGTCAGGCTTGGTGGAGCAGGCAGACAATCTGCATTTGATGTTCCCGACCAACATCAACATCGTCTGCTTTCGTTGCGATCCGGGGGGCCTGGATGAAGCGGCGCTCAAATCGCTCAACATAGAAATCATGCTGCGCCTGCAGGAAAACGGAATTGCCGTGCTGTCGGATACGACGGTGAATGGCCAACATTGCCTGCGTGCCGCGATCAACAATCACCGGACACGCAACGACGATCTCGAATTGCTGGTTCGCGAGGTGCAGAACCTTGCCAAGGCTGTTCTGGGAGAAGCCGGCAATAACTGA
- a CDS encoding DMT family transporter gives MLRTILITILGPMLWGTTYVVFTETLPLDHPLLIGALRALPAGLILLALNPRIPPIAALKRHAAIGASNIAVFFALLFIAAARMPGGLAATLGAIQPLVVILIAAWLARRAPHPVQILAGVAGVVGVGLLVLSPETRPDPIGAAAAIGGALSMAVGTVLIDRWGRMGTPLETTTWQLIFGGAMLLPVALFFEGLPPVPGLKEVMGYGWLMLLGTAFAYFVWTRGIGRLGPSAVYLALASPVVATAVGAIALNEWFAPVQWAGIVLVIGATAVGVSFGRRNLVPLQPSRPLPDSTQP, from the coding sequence ATGTTACGCACAATCCTGATTACCATTTTGGGGCCGATGCTGTGGGGCACCACCTATGTCGTGTTCACCGAAACCCTGCCGCTGGACCATCCGCTGCTGATCGGCGCGCTTCGGGCGCTGCCCGCCGGCCTTATTCTGCTGGCGCTCAATCCGCGCATTCCCCCCATCGCTGCGCTGAAACGCCATGCCGCCATTGGCGCGAGCAATATCGCCGTTTTTTTCGCGTTGCTGTTTATCGCCGCAGCCAGAATGCCGGGCGGATTGGCGGCAACGCTGGGGGCGATCCAGCCGCTGGTGGTGATCCTGATCGCGGCATGGCTTGCGCGGCGCGCGCCGCACCCGGTGCAGATTCTTGCCGGTGTCGCCGGGGTGGTCGGGGTCGGGCTGCTGGTGCTGTCGCCGGAAACGCGACCCGACCCGATCGGCGCGGCCGCAGCCATCGGCGGGGCGCTGTCGATGGCGGTCGGCACAGTGCTGATCGACCGCTGGGGACGGATGGGCACGCCGCTGGAGACGACCACCTGGCAACTGATCTTTGGCGGGGCGATGCTGCTTCCGGTGGCGCTGTTTTTTGAAGGCTTGCCACCAGTGCCGGGGCTTAAGGAAGTCATGGGCTATGGCTGGCTGATGCTGCTGGGTACCGCGTTTGCCTATTTCGTCTGGACCCGCGGCATTGGCCGGCTTGGCCCGAGCGCGGTCTATCTGGCGCTGGCAAGTCCGGTGGTGGCGACCGCCGTCGGGGCAATCGCGCTGAATGAATGGTTCGCGCCCGTGCAATGGGCGGGCATCGTGCTGGTGATTGGCGCGACGGCGGTCGGCGTGTCGTTCGGGCGGCGCAATTTGGTTCCTTTGCAGCCATCAAGGCCATTGCCTGACAGCACGCAACCCTGA
- a CDS encoding MarR family winged helix-turn-helix transcriptional regulator, translating to MTKRHADKPVRTGSTPAGSTLDGILTQWRAARPDLDCRPMVVIGQIWRTGHLATRAVEANLKQYDLDMAGFDVLLTLRRQADGKAMTPGELARDMMLSPPAMTNRIDRLSAHGLVERHADPDDRRALRVALTEAGRAMADQVVETHVALEESLLEGLSQDERNQLVALLQRAGQ from the coding sequence ATGACGAAACGACATGCAGATAAACCGGTACGAACCGGATCTACCCCGGCCGGCTCCACGCTGGATGGCATCCTCACCCAATGGCGCGCAGCTCGGCCTGATCTCGATTGCCGGCCGATGGTGGTGATCGGCCAGATCTGGCGCACAGGCCATCTGGCGACACGCGCCGTCGAGGCCAATCTCAAGCAGTATGATCTCGACATGGCGGGCTTTGACGTCTTGCTGACATTGCGCCGACAGGCCGATGGCAAAGCGATGACGCCCGGCGAACTCGCCCGCGACATGATGCTCTCGCCGCCGGCGATGACCAATCGCATCGACCGGCTCTCGGCCCATGGTCTGGTCGAACGCCATGCCGACCCCGATGACCGCCGCGCGCTGCGGGTGGCGCTCACCGAGGCCGGCCGGGCGATGGCCGATCAGGTGGTCGAAACCCATGTGGCCCTCGAGGAAAGCCTGCTCGAGGGCCTCTCCCAGGATGAGCGCAATCAGCTCGTCGCACTGCTGCAGCGGGCCGGCCAGTAG
- a CDS encoding CHAP domain-containing protein, with protein MFLKRKFSGEPVRKLCRDLETLGYYLAGETADFDNEVYKAVKAFQMQNVDSSGRPLVVDGIAGPLTLAAIARRMAGDPPKYAGNADNHALSPSGGRSATARGALAAALGEIAAGACEVGGNNRGPFVKKYLNGLAPEGSSWCAGFVSWCFSQSGQPMPFKYTVGARDVLAQLKKKGWVVKPTLADPPLPGDVIVWWRGSPSGWQGHVGLVLDYKDGVLRTVEGNKSSRVDVFSYTFDKITRLLGFARIP; from the coding sequence ATGTTTCTGAAAAGGAAATTCTCAGGCGAGCCAGTGCGCAAGCTCTGCCGTGATCTTGAGACACTGGGCTACTATCTCGCCGGAGAAACGGCGGATTTCGACAACGAGGTCTACAAGGCCGTCAAAGCGTTCCAGATGCAGAATGTCGATTCCTCCGGCAGGCCTTTGGTTGTCGACGGTATAGCCGGCCCGCTCACGCTCGCGGCAATCGCCCGGCGCATGGCGGGCGACCCACCCAAATACGCAGGCAATGCCGACAATCATGCTTTGTCGCCATCGGGTGGCCGATCGGCAACCGCGCGCGGCGCATTGGCAGCGGCACTTGGCGAGATCGCAGCCGGTGCCTGCGAAGTCGGCGGCAACAATCGCGGGCCGTTCGTCAAGAAATACCTCAATGGGCTTGCGCCGGAAGGATCATCCTGGTGCGCAGGCTTTGTCAGCTGGTGCTTCAGCCAATCGGGGCAACCGATGCCGTTCAAATACACGGTTGGCGCCCGCGACGTGCTTGCTCAACTGAAGAAAAAAGGCTGGGTGGTGAAACCGACGCTGGCAGACCCGCCGCTGCCCGGCGATGTGATCGTCTGGTGGCGCGGTTCGCCATCCGGTTGGCAAGGCCATGTTGGGCTGGTGCTCGATTACAAGGATGGCGTGTTGCGGACGGTCGAGGGCAACAAGTCATCGCGTGTCGACGTGTTTTCCTACACGTTCGACAAGATCACCCGTCTTCTCGGCTTTGCCCGCATTCCCTGA
- a CDS encoding asparaginase codes for MQNPVLVEVTRGQMVESRHRGMVSVVDSDGATVMALGDVESPVFPRSAVKSMQALLLVESGAADAYGFGDKELALACSSHSGEPEHIALAGQMVARAGLSEADFECGSHWSFEPKVLIDQVRAGPKPNQLGNNCSGKHAGFLCLSCHAGVDHHGYVGYDHFVQSSIRDVMADLTGTPLGHDNCGTDGCSIPTYASPLASIAHGFARMVSGTGLGPERAKAAKRLMASCMAEPFYVAGTGRACTELMQMAPGRIFAKTGAEGVFCATLPEKGYGIALKCEDGATRGAEAMIGAVLAKLFADDEELSSRLADWSRKTMKNWNGIEVGHIRPAGDLA; via the coding sequence ATGCAAAATCCCGTTCTTGTTGAAGTTACCCGTGGCCAGATGGTGGAAAGCCGTCACCGCGGCATGGTGTCGGTCGTCGACAGTGATGGCGCCACGGTGATGGCGCTTGGCGATGTCGAAAGCCCGGTATTTCCCCGCTCGGCGGTCAAGTCGATGCAGGCGTTGCTGCTGGTCGAATCCGGCGCGGCGGACGCCTATGGCTTTGGCGACAAGGAACTCGCACTTGCCTGTTCATCGCATTCCGGCGAACCGGAACACATCGCGCTTGCCGGCCAGATGGTGGCGCGCGCAGGCCTGTCGGAGGCCGATTTTGAATGCGGGTCACACTGGAGCTTCGAGCCCAAGGTATTGATCGACCAGGTTCGCGCCGGTCCCAAGCCAAATCAGCTCGGCAACAATTGCTCGGGCAAGCACGCCGGTTTCCTGTGCCTGTCCTGCCACGCCGGCGTCGATCACCACGGCTATGTCGGCTATGATCATTTCGTCCAGTCGTCGATCCGCGATGTCATGGCCGATCTCACCGGCACACCGTTGGGCCATGACAATTGCGGCACGGATGGCTGCTCGATCCCCACCTATGCGTCCCCGCTTGCCAGCATTGCCCATGGCTTTGCCCGCATGGTCTCGGGCACGGGTCTCGGCCCCGAACGTGCCAAGGCCGCCAAACGTCTGATGGCGTCCTGCATGGCCGAACCGTTTTATGTCGCGGGCACCGGGCGCGCCTGCACCGAGCTGATGCAAATGGCGCCGGGTCGGATCTTTGCCAAGACCGGTGCCGAAGGCGTGTTCTGCGCGACGCTTCCGGAGAAGGGCTATGGAATCGCGCTCAAATGCGAGGATGGCGCCACCCGCGGTGCCGAAGCCATGATCGGCGCGGTGCTGGCCAAACTGTTTGCCGATGATGAAGAGTTGTCATCCAGGCTTGCCGATTGGTCGCGCAAGACGATGAAAAACTGGAACGGCATCGAAGTAGGCCACATCCGCCCGGCAGGCGACCTGGCCTGA